GTCACCCACGGCTTCTCCTACGGCCAGTATATCGACGGGCTGATCGCGCACGCCGACCCGAACCAGCTAATCCCGATACCGACGGGAGGGCCGCGCATGATCGACATGGTGCTGACCGGCCACACCGACCTGGCGCTGACCTCGGAAGAGGACGCCTCGGCCTATGCGAGCCAGGGCATCGGCGGCCCCGACTACCCGATCGTCCATTTTCCGGACGTGCCCATGGGCGACCCGCGCCGCATCATGTGCGCGCGCGGCGTGCCGGACGATGTGATCGAGCGACTGAACCAGGCGATCGACGGACCGTAGCGCCCAGGCTGAAAACCCAGCCAGCGGCGACCGCTACGGCTGGATTTCGGCCGGTCCGCTTTTGGGAAGGTCGCCTCGAAATCGGACATTTGTCCCAAGGCGGCAGGAATTGCGGGCCTTGGCGGCAATGCGCAACGGCGGTTCACCTCGACCGCTTGGTAAAGGCGGCGACCAGTTCGACGTGGTGAGACCAGGTGAATTGATCGACGACCCGGACGCTGTCGAGCCGATAGCCGCCATCGACAAGGATGCGGGCGTCGCGGGCAAAGGTGGCAGGGTTACAGGAAACGCCGACGAGGAGCGGCGTCCTGCTGGAAGCCAGAGTCCTGACCTGCTCCTGCGCTCCGGCGCGCGGCGGGTCGAAGACGATGGCGTCGTACCGATTGGCTTCGTCGCGGCGCAGCGGATTGAGGAAGAGATCTCGGCGTATGGCCTTTAACGGCCTTGTCCCTTTCGCCTTGTCGAGGGCGCGGACGGCGGAGCCGACGCTCTCATAGGCGTCGACCGCGCCGCGTTCCAGCATCGGGCCGGTGAAGGTGCCGCAGCCGGAAAATAGATCGGCGAATTTTCCGGTTCGCGGCAGCAGCTCCATAACAGAATCAACCAGCGCATCCTCTCCGGCTTGCGTCGGCTGCAAGAATGCGAGGGGCGGCAGGATGACGTCGAGACCGCCGAAGTGGGCACGCAGCGGGCTCAATTCGATGATGACCTCCACGGCATCGTCCGGATTGGCGCGCCAGGAAATGCGGTTGATGCCGGCTTCTCGTGCGAACTGCGCGATGGCCTCGCGCGTCCGCAAATCGGGTTTGCCTTTCTGGCCGACGGGACCGGTGATGACGATGTCGAATTGACCGTTTACAGCCTGGATGAAGGCCATTGCAGGTTTGCCTTCCTGCAAAAGCAGCGCGAGCAATGTCTTGAGCCGTTCGCGCATGTCCATGACCGCGGGATCGGCCACGAGGCAGGAGGCGATGTCGGTCATATGGTGCGCGCGGCGCCGGTAATGGCCCAAAGCAACGATATTGTTTTTCTTGTAGGCGGTGAAGGTGGCGCGGCGGCGATCCCCGGCAGGCAGGAAAACCGGATCGCGCCAGACCCTTGGCTTCAAGCCCTTGCTGCGCAAGGCATCGCGGACGATGTCGACTTTCCAGTGTCGATAGAATTCATCTTTGGCGTGCTGGAGCGTGCAGCCGCCGCAGACATCATAATTCGGGCACGGCGCTTTGGTGCGATGAGGCGAGGCCTTCATTACTTTGAGTAAATCGCCGCGCAAGACACCGTCGTCATCGCGGCGGATCGTGGCCTGGATTCTGTCGCCCGGCAGAGCGCGATCGACATAGACAGGCCTGCCTTGCGACCGGTGTATGCCGTCGCCTTTGGGGCCTAGTTCATGGATAAGAAGATCGCCGGGCATCGTTTCGTAATAGCTGCGGAATGTGGCTTCGGGGAGGCCTTCAACGGCATCACAGCAATGCCGGATGACGGTGCCGCCCTTCGTGCCCCAACTAAGATGCGTCTTGGCCTGAGTGGCCCGCGATCACGTCTTCGAACTGCTGGGCGATCCGGTTCCAGGACAATGGCCCTTCGGCCGTCTCGACGGCCTTGGCGGCGAGCATGCGGTAGAGCGCCGGTTCGGTCGCCAGCCGAGTCATGGCGGCGGCAAACGCGTCGGGCGTCATGTCGGCGGCGATGAGGCCCGTACCATAGGGTGCGATCTGCTCGACAAGGCCGCCGACCGGCGTCGCGATCATCGGAAGGCCCGCACCATAGGATGCGGCGAGCACGCCCGACTGGCTCGCCTCGCGATAGGGCGCCACGGTCGCGTCGGCCGCAGCAAAGATCCGGCCGACCTCGGTCTCGGGAATCCAGCGCTGGTCGAGCCGGACGCGCGGATCAGCCGCGATCCGCTCCGCGAGCGGGCCGAGGTCGCCGGAGCCGACGATCGTGAGCTCGAACGGTACTTGCGGATCGATGCGCTCGACCGCCGCCATCAGCAGGTCCAGCCCCTTGTACGGCAAGAGGCGGCCGAAGAAGAGGAAGCGGAACGGTCGCCCTTCCGGCCATTCGCGCGCGCGGATCGGTTCGCTATCGAAACGAAATATGCCGTGCGGGATCACCGCCATGCGCGCGGCCGGATAGCCGAAGTTCGCCCGGACGCCGGCGCCGACATGGTCCGACAATGTCACGACCCGGTCGCTCGCGCGGAGCTCGCGGGCAATCATGCGCTGGCGCAGCGGGTGGCCGTCGCCCGGATGGGACGCCGCGTCATGCACCACGGTTACGAGCCGCGCCCCCGCTGGCCGGATCAGGCCGACCATGATCGGGTTCCACAGGTGCGACATGGTCGCAATCACCGTGTCGATGCGCTGCCGCTTGAGATAGTCGCGGAACGCGGCGCGCACCGACGTAAGGCGCATGGTCGCAGCAAGGAAGCCCAAGCCGCTGCGGTAGGTGTCGATCTCCTGGGTCGGCAGGCCGAGTGCCCGGTAGGATTCCAGGATCTCAGCCTGGCGCGAGACCGAGAGCGCCGGCTCGACCCGGCCGCGCTCCGCCAGCGCCCGGGCCAACTCGAGCGTGTATTTCGGCCCGCCGCCCCGCCGCTGCCACTGCCAGAGCAGGACGCGGCTCCCGGGGCCGGTCATCGGGTGAGCCTCATCAGGCGCTGGATCTCGGCAAGGCTCGGGGCGATCCATCGGCCGCCGATCATGTGCGGGGCGCCCGCGGTCGGATCGAGCTTCACGCGATGCGCGATGCCGGCCGCCTCGCCGGCCTCGAGATCGCGCCAATTATCGCCGATCGTCCAGCTCTGCGCCGGATCGAGTCCGAGGTCGGCGATCGCCGCGTCGAACATGCCCGGCAGCGGCTTGCGGCATTGGCAGGTCCGCCGATAGGGATCGATGCCCTCGGTCGGGTGATGCGGGCAGAAATAGACCGCGTCGATCGCCGCCCCCTGTTCCGCGAGCCGCTGCCCCAGCCACCGCATCAGGATGTCGAAATCCGCCTCGGTATAGAGGCCGCGGGCGATGCCGGACTGGTTCGTCGCGATAGCAAGCGCGTAGCCCGCCGCCTTGGCGGCCCGCAGCAGGGGAAAGATGCCGTCGACGAAACGCACGTCCTCGATGCGGTAGAGGTAACCCACGTCCTCGTTGATGACGCCGTCGCGATCGAGGATGAGGCCGCGGCCGCTGGAAATCAGGCCGGACATCAGGACAGCACCTCCGCCGCCGCGAACAGATGGTCGAGATAGCGTTCCGGCGACTGCTCGGCACGCCAGACGAGCGCGTCCGCCGCCGCCGCCGCACGTGCGGCCTCGTAGCGGCGGAGCAGCCGGGCGAGCGCGTCGGCGAGATCGCCTGGCCCCCGGAACGCCTCGCCGGCCGGCGCCGGCACCTGGCGCGCGATCCACGACCCTTCGGGCGCCACCATCGGTTTGCCGGCGACGCGCGCCTGCACCAGGATGCCCGACGAGCGGATGTCGTAACGCTGGCCGTCGTAGGGCAGGACCAGCACGTCGAGCTCGGCCAGCATCTCGTAATATTGCTCGGTCGTGAGCACCCGGTCGTCGAGCGCCACCAGATCGACCGGGAAGGCGCCGAGCCGCGCGCGGGCGGCACCGATGCCGGGCTCGCCGGACGGGATGTTGAACGGCGACTGGAAGCGGAAGCGCACCCGCCCGGCCCAGCCGAGCCGGCCCGTCACCTGCTCGACCAGGTCAGGGAGATGCTGGAAGCCCTTTTCCAGCCGGGCGTTGCCGAGGTAGCCGACCGTAATCGGCGTTCCCGGCACCCGCGCCGGCGCCGCGGCGACCGCGGCCAGAATCAAATCATGGCGGAAGGCGATCGGCAGCACGCCGACCGGCCGGTCGATGAGACACCGATAGATCTCGGCCAACTCGGCCGTATCGGAATAGAAGCGGATCCGCCCGGCGGCCGGCCCCTCGAGCAGGCGGGCCAGCACCGCTTCCGGCCGACGCTCGCGCGGGCGCCCGGCGCCCAGTTCCTCGACGCGCCGCACCAGCTGCAGATGGATCCACGGCCACGGCCGATCGAGGGTGCCCAGCATGTCGACCAGGGCATCGAGCTCGTCGACGCCGATCGTGTGGACCAGCGCATGGTCGTCCGGGCCGAGCGCCAGCTGCTCGCACGCAGAGAGGAAGTCGCGGCCGAAACTGTCATCGACCGGCCGGCGCCGGCGATGCCGCTGGTTCCAGACGATGCGGACGCCGCTGTGCAGCCGGCGCGCGACGCCTTCCGGCAAGGCGGAGAGCGCCCGATAGGCGGCACGGCGCGCCCGTCCGCCCGACGTCAGGTCGTAATAGCCCTGGCCGAACCAGGGCAGGATCTCGAACTCATGGGTCGGCCCGTCATAGCCGCGGTTGGCCAGCACCGTGACCGCGACGCCCCGCGCCCGCCCGGCCGCGGCGAGCGCGCCGTCATATTCGTAATGGTGGCCGTTCAGATCGACGAGCGCGTGGTCGACGATGGCGAGTTTCATGGGAACGACGGAACGAGCCACCAATGACGGGGGAGAAGCAGCGCATCCTATAGAGGATCGGCCGCGTGCCCGAAATGGAGATTCGCATCAACCCTGCTGCGACGGGCCGGGCAGCGACGAATGGGCCAACAGCCGCAGGCGTTCGGCGCTGGCCGCATCCGCCGGGTAGAACGCCTCGATCGCCAGTTCCGAGAGCGTCACGTCGATCGGCGTGCCGAAGATCGTGGTCGTGCTGAACAGGTCAAGCGGGCCTGCCGCGGTTTCGAGCCGGAACGGCACGACGACGCCGGGCTGGTCCTGGTCGTTCGCCGGACGCGGCCCGGGCGCCGGCGGCACCGGATAGGCCTTGAGCTCGTCCATGAGGGCGACCAGGACCGGATCCGCAGTGAGCTCGACCTGCCGGCGCAGGCGGTCCAGCAGATGGTCGCGCCATTCGCGGAGGTTGAGGATGCGCGGCGCGAGCCCGGCCGGATGCAGGCTCAAGCGCAATACGTTGAGCGGCGGCGCCAGCTGTGCCGGATCGACGCCGGCAAGCAGCCGGCCGACCGCGGCGTTGGCCGCAACCAGGGTCCAATGCCGGTCGACCGCCAGCGCCGGATAGGGTTCATGGCCGGCCAGCACCAGGTCGACCGCCCGGCGCGCGGCGGCCAGCGCCGGATCGTCGAGCGCGCGCTCGGCGAAGATCGGCGCGAAGCCGGCTGCGACCAGCAGCAGGTTGCGCTCGCGCAGCGGAATGTCGAGCCGCTCGGCCAGGTGCAGCACCATCTCGCGGCTGGGCCGGGCGCGGCCGGTCTCGAGGAAGCTCAGGTGGCGCGTCGAAATGTCGGCCTCGCAGGCAAGATCGAGCTGGCTCAGCCGCCGGCGCTGCCGCCATTCGCGGATGTGGTCGCCGACCGGCCGGGCGGCGGAAAGGGAGGCGCGGGCGTAGCTCATGCCGGCGACGATAGCCGCAGCGGCCGTGCGATCCAATTACCTCGGGGGTAAAGGGACTGGTATCCTCGCTCCCCTTTCGTCATAGCCGGGCGTGATGTACGGACTTGAGACATACCTGACAGGTGTTCGGGGATGACCTGAAATTTGGAGTGGCCTGTCAGACGATCGCCTCGTAGGCCAGCCGCCAGAAGGCCGTCGCAAGCTCGGGCATGTGCGGGCTGGTCATCGGCCGCTGGGTGAGGAGGATGCCGGTGAGGCCGTGCTCCGGGTCGTTGCGCCAGGAGGTGCCGAGCCCGCCGTCCCAGCCGTAGCCGCGCGGCAGCGCCGCCTCGGGGTCCGTCGTGACCCCAAGGCCGAAGCCCCAGCCGCGCC
This genomic interval from Aliidongia dinghuensis contains the following:
- a CDS encoding class I SAM-dependent RNA methyltransferase — encoded protein: MPGDLLIHELGPKGDGIHRSQGRPVYVDRALPGDRIQATIRRDDDGVLRGDLLKVMKASPHRTKAPCPNYDVCGGCTLQHAKDEFYRHWKVDIVRDALRSKGLKPRVWRDPVFLPAGDRRRATFTAYKKNNIVALGHYRRRAHHMTDIASCLVADPAVMDMRERLKTLLALLLQEGKPAMAFIQAVNGQFDIVITGPVGQKGKPDLRTREAIAQFAREAGINRISWRANPDDAVEVIIELSPLRAHFGGLDVILPPLAFLQPTQAGEDALVDSVMELLPRTGKFADLFSGCGTFTGPMLERGAVDAYESVGSAVRALDKAKGTRPLKAIRRDLFLNPLRRDEANRYDAIVFDPPRAGAQEQVRTLASSRTPLLVGVSCNPATFARDARILVDGGYRLDSVRVVDQFTWSHHVELVAAFTKRSR
- a CDS encoding D-glycero-alpha-D-manno-heptose-1,7-bisphosphate 7-phosphatase — protein: MSGLISSGRGLILDRDGVINEDVGYLYRIEDVRFVDGIFPLLRAAKAAGYALAIATNQSGIARGLYTEADFDILMRWLGQRLAEQGAAIDAVYFCPHHPTEGIDPYRRTCQCRKPLPGMFDAAIADLGLDPAQSWTIGDNWRDLEAGEAAGIAHRVKLDPTAGAPHMIGGRWIAPSLAEIQRLMRLTR
- a CDS encoding glycosyltransferase family protein, translating into MKLAIVDHALVDLNGHHYEYDGALAAAGRARGVAVTVLANRGYDGPTHEFEILPWFGQGYYDLTSGGRARRAAYRALSALPEGVARRLHSGVRIVWNQRHRRRRPVDDSFGRDFLSACEQLALGPDDHALVHTIGVDELDALVDMLGTLDRPWPWIHLQLVRRVEELGAGRPRERRPEAVLARLLEGPAAGRIRFYSDTAELAEIYRCLIDRPVGVLPIAFRHDLILAAVAAAPARVPGTPITVGYLGNARLEKGFQHLPDLVEQVTGRLGWAGRVRFRFQSPFNIPSGEPGIGAARARLGAFPVDLVALDDRVLTTEQYYEMLAELDVLVLPYDGQRYDIRSSGILVQARVAGKPMVAPEGSWIARQVPAPAGEAFRGPGDLADALARLLRRYEAARAAAAADALVWRAEQSPERYLDHLFAAAEVLS
- a CDS encoding helix-turn-helix domain-containing protein, with translation MDRTAAAAIVAGMSYARASLSAARPVGDHIREWRQRRRLSQLDLACEADISTRHLSFLETGRARPSREMVLHLAERLDIPLRERNLLLVAAGFAPIFAERALDDPALAAARRAVDLVLAGHEPYPALAVDRHWTLVAANAAVGRLLAGVDPAQLAPPLNVLRLSLHPAGLAPRILNLREWRDHLLDRLRRQVELTADPVLVALMDELKAYPVPPAPGPRPANDQDQPGVVVPFRLETAAGPLDLFSTTTIFGTPIDVTLSELAIEAFYPADAASAERLRLLAHSSLPGPSQQG
- a CDS encoding glycosyltransferase family 4 protein, with translation MTGPGSRVLLWQWQRRGGGPKYTLELARALAERGRVEPALSVSRQAEILESYRALGLPTQEIDTYRSGLGFLAATMRLTSVRAAFRDYLKRQRIDTVIATMSHLWNPIMVGLIRPAGARLVTVVHDAASHPGDGHPLRQRMIARELRASDRVVTLSDHVGAGVRANFGYPAARMAVIPHGIFRFDSEPIRAREWPEGRPFRFLFFGRLLPYKGLDLLMAAVERIDPQVPFELTIVGSGDLGPLAERIAADPRVRLDQRWIPETEVGRIFAAADATVAPYREASQSGVLAASYGAGLPMIATPVGGLVEQIAPYGTGLIAADMTPDAFAAAMTRLATEPALYRMLAAKAVETAEGPLSWNRIAQQFEDVIAGHSGQDAS